The Prunus persica cultivar Lovell chromosome G8, Prunus_persica_NCBIv2, whole genome shotgun sequence genome includes a region encoding these proteins:
- the LOC18767942 gene encoding putative laccase-9 — translation MEFKKMSWVLACVGFMFLGLCKANGNTHYYDFVLTELNFTRLCETKTILTVNGTLPGPTITVRKGDTAFVNVHNQGSYGVTLHWHGVKQPRNPWYDGPENITQCPIQAGSNFTYEVIFSIEEGTLWWHAHSDWTRATVYGAIIILPALNTTYPFTKPDGEETLALGSWYKGDVNEIIENALATGADPNVSDAFTINGEPGDLYNACSNATTYRWVVDYGNTYLLRLINAVLNEEMFFAIANHNLTVVAQDAAYLKPITTSYLVITPGQTMDILVVANQSPSSYHVASAPFVDGDVAFNNSTTSAILQYNGSTTPSTIPTPTFPNPADGTAASNFTTQVRALASKDYPICVPLNITHTLFISVSVNERICPNSSCDGPDNNALAASLNNISFVTPSIDILQAYHGSIKGVYSANFPHKPYIFNFTGHVRNDTIYPYFGTKVRMIKYGEEVEIIYQGTNMIAAENHPMHLHGFNFYLVGIGSGNFDPNQAPKTYNLVDPPEVNTIGVPKNGWATVRFKADNPGVWFMHCHLERHASWGMATVLIVTNGNTTETSMLPAPAYMPPCK, via the exons ATGGAGTTTAAGAAAATGAGTTGGGTCTTAGCCTGTGTAGGGTTTATGTTCTTGGGTCTTTGCAAGGCTAATGGAAATACCCattattatgattttgtt ctGACAGAATTGAATTTTACAAGGCTTTGCGAAACAAAGACCATCTTAACTGTGAATGGGACTTTGCCGGGGCCGACCATCACCGTCCGGAAGGGAGACACTGCTTTTGTGAATGTCCACAACCAAGGCTCATACGGTGTCACCCTTCATTG GCATGGAGTGAAGCAACCACGAAATCCATGGTATGATGGACCAGAGAACATAACACAGTGCCCTATTCAAGCAGGGTCAAACTTCACTTATGAGGTTATCTTCTCCATTGAAGAAGGAACATTATGGTGGCATGCTCATAGCGATTGGACACGTGCCACAGTCTATGGTGCCATCATTATTCTACCAGCTCTCAACACCACttatccttttacaaaaccaGATGGAGAAGAAACACTGGCTCTAg GATCCTGGTACAAAGGAGACGTGAATGAAATTATTGAAAATGCTCTCGCAACAGGTGCCGATCCAAACGTTTCAGATGCCTTCACAATCAACGGAGAGCCGGGAGATTTGTATAATGCGTGTTCCAATG CAACAACATACCGTTGGGTGGTTGATTATGGCAATACGTATCTTCTCCGCTTAATCAACGCGGTGTTGAACGAAGAAATGTTCTTCGCCATTGCCAACCACAACCTCACAGTGGTAGCTCAAGATGCTGCATACCTTAAACCTATAACCACCTCCTACCTCGTGATAACTCCAGGCCAAACCATGGACATTTTGGTAGTTGCAAACCAGTCTCCCAGCTCCTATCACGTAGCTTCCGCTCCTTTTGTTGATGGGGATGTTGCATTCAACAACAGCACCACCTCTGCCATTCTTCAATATAACGGCAGCACCACCCCCTCAACCATTCCCACTCCGACTTTTCCCAATCCGGCCGACGGAACGGCTGCCTCAAACTTCACTACGCAAGTAAGGGCCTTGGCAAGCAAAGACTACCCCATTTGTGTCCCGTTAAACATCACACACACGCTCTTCATCTCTGTTTCCGTAAATGAAAGAATTTGTCCCAATTCTTCTTGTGATGGCCCAGATAACAATGCACTTGCTGCAAGCTTAAACAACATCAGTTTTGTGACTCCATCGATTGATATACTGCAAGCCTATCACGG GTCAATTAAGGGAGTTTACTCAGCTAATTTCCCACACAAACCTTATATTTTCAACTTCACGGGACACGTGCGAAACGACACAATATATCCTTACTTTGGAACGAAGGTGAGGATGATTAAATATGGTGAAGAAGTTGAGATAATCTATCAAGGGACCAACATGATTGCCGCTGAGAACCATCCGATGCATCTTCATGGTTTCAACTTCTATTTGGTTGGAATTGGTTCTGGGAATTTCGACCCTAATCAGGCCCCTAAGACCTACAATTTGGTTGATCCACCTGAAGTAAACACCATTGGTGTACCAAAGAATGGATGGGCAACCGTCAGATTTAAGGCTGATAATCCTG GAGTATGGTTTATGCACTGTCATTTGGAAAGGCACGCCAGCTGGGGAATGGCCACTGTACTCATTGTGACAAATGGAAACACCACTGAAACCAGCATGCTCCCAGCACCTGCTTATATGCCTCcttgtaaataa